The sequence AATAATTGCTTTGACCTCACATGCAATATATTTCATTTGATTTCTCATTGCTTGGTTACGAATCTCTTGAAGCTGGTTTATACTAAACATGCATGGACTTCAGGGATGCTGGTCTCTTGTTTTTGAAAGGCACCTTTCCTCCATCAATTCCCCATTCTTATAAAAGACCCTTCACTGGATCAGACTAAAGGTCCCCCAACTCCATCCTGCTCCCCATAGAAACCAGTTAGAGATACATCCAGGAAGCCCCAAACAGAACCTGAAGCAATAGGCCTCCTTTGTGGTTTGTCTCCAACATCTGGCACTGTGGGGTATACTGCCTgagtacatggaggttccatttagctatccaGGCTACCAATAAATATATCATCCCAACTCATTCTTGTTTCGTGGTTAGGAACCTAATTCCTGTTTGTTGGTGGTGAGATAAGTTTAGCAAAGTTCACACTATATATTGCAATATAAAGtagaaaaaaacaagagtccagtagcacctataggactaacaaaatctgtggtagggtacgagcttctgtgagtcacagcttcagatACCCTACTGAAGAAGtgcctgtgactcacgaaagctcatcccctaccaccaattttgttagtcttacaggtgctactggactcttgctcttttctgctgctacaggcagactaacacggctacccaccttgcAATAGAGGACATAACTTCCATTCTCTGAAGAAAGGGTATGGATGTaacattttttaagtttaaaaagtTAGTGAATTTTATTAATCTTTGGCACATGACATACGCACACAGAATAAGTGGTCTGCAGATAGGGAGGAGTTTGTGCATGCGTGGTTCCATAGTGATTGGAGAGTTGTGTTTGCTTCACCTTAACAATATCACAGATGGAAGTAAGtacaagaagacagaagaaaaaaGGTCCCTCCAGCTCTTTACCCTTTTCCACTTTCTCCATTCAGTTTCCTTCAGGGAGGGCttgtggctcaatggaagaacttcagctttgcatgccgaaggtcacaagttcaatctctggcatcttcagtttaaaaagaaccaggcagtaggtgatgtgaaagacctctgcatgagaccctggagagttgctgccagtctgagtagacaatactcaccttgatggaccaagggtctgattcaataaaaagcagcttcgtgtgtgtgtgtatgtgcttgcTCGTTCCTCTGGCGTCCACATCCGAATTaggtacagaggagttagccgtgttagtctgcagttgcaaaatagtaaagagtccagtagcacctttaagactaaccaactttattgcagcataaacgttcgagaactacagctctcttcgtcagatgcaagatgcatctgacgaagaatgCTGTAgtttatcgaaagcttatgctacaataaagttggttcgtcttaaaggttctattggactctttactatttctcaTCCGAATGATTCTTCTTCTGTGTTCCAAACACACTCAAAGTCTTCTGACCTCGTAACATCCCACACCCCCACCTTGTATTACTTTCTTTCAGAAGGGACCTTTCAGAAACTGATTTCATTCTcttcagcatttcacagagaaaaaAGGGACATGTATGTAACCACCCACCCCGATGCTCGTACCAAGGCACAACCCAGTGATTTCCCATTGCTGATGGGAATGTCTTCTGCCTTGATTTACTCTGCTATAGTCTGCCTGACACACCATTTAAAAAGATTAAGAAAGTTAAAATTATAGACAATCAGGACTGTGTTATCAACCATTCCAAATATACCTCAACAGCTGCTGGTTGTGTGAAACTGCTACAGGCTGCACACTGCGTGGGgttttagagggttttttttaaaatggggggaggtttacattatttatagtcttcctttctcactgagacttgaggcagattgcacagtgtaattcaatccaatcaacagctgggacagtcgataaacaatacaatagggtatagggtgcagaaatttgaaaacaagccgaaaatctgatacagaactgagCAATTTTCaaacaaacataagcaatttggcaCAGCATATTAAACGACGTGGTAGCAACCCAGTAGAACATGCTTACAGTAGCAGACGGTGCGTAGCAGTGTAGTCTACAGTCTCTGTTCCTCATCAAAGCATtccctttgaaccatttccttacagtgcagcctaatccctcctgagtaattcagttttgcacagtttgtggaaactATGCAAAGGACAGTGGGATCTTTCTTGACATTTtcaagcaggccgttccatagggctGCTTCAGAGAATGCCATGTGAATGGGCGGGTgtttattttgcccatttgcagggtggcatctgttacagaaggccctgttcagatgagcagagctgccatgatggagcacagggagagaggaggCACATGTTTGCATGTTGCACAGATGTGTGCTGAAAACAAGCAGCTACTACATGCCACTCACATTTAATTCCTGGGCACTCTGGGGAGAATGACCCAAAGAATGGCAATACCAGCAGTAACAACATGTTACCACGGCATCCTCAAGCAAGaaaagaatggggacaaaagaAGGTCACTGCTGGTTTACTGGGGAGATGACAAGAAAACAGAGGTTAGTCATTTTCATTCCCCCCAACCACCCCAGACTTCCACATCCCTCACCATTTTTCTGCTCCCAGTTCTCAGCCCCAATCTTGCAACCACAAATGGGTCCCATCCTGCATTGCTTGATGGGAGCATCAGAAGAATAGAAAGTGCAAAAAGTAGCTCGTATCTTCACTGCCACTCCTCTTCGATGGCAATGGCAAACATTCTATTTCCtaacccttccccctcccccaaagagttTACTGTGCCATCAGTGTTCATACATATGTCTTCTCCCTGCGCACTTGTTGCTCATCTGTCCTGTGAAATATAAGTGGGTGACCTCCGGCGATGTTTTAAGAGACACCCATGAGTTCACACATCTTGGTACAGCTGTAAACATCACTATTTGTTCTTGACTAAAACAACAAATAGGTGTTGATGAGTCAGGTAAGATGGCTCTCCATAAGATGCTTGCATGTATTATACTATTTTTGTACGTTGCTTAGTTATAATCCAACTCAGCaagcctcagcaagaaaggcagactataaaccaagtaagtaagtaaacaaataaataactgcttGAAGGGGGTTATACAGGATCAGCAAGAAAAAGTCATAATATGGTAGCGGGTTTAGATTTTTCAAAGTACCTGGTACTTCTGGAAAGGGAAGGGTGGACAAATGAACAGATTGGAAAACATGTTGCTCCCTTTGTAGTGTTAAAGGACATCTTGGTACAtcgtagttagggttgccagcctccaggtagtggctggagatctcccggaattacaacttgtctccaggccacagagatcagttcacctggagaaaatggctactttggggggtggcctctatggaattatgccatgccaaggtcctttccctcctcaaaccccactttctccaggtttcacccccccagatctccaggaatttcccaacttagagctggcaaccctaatcgtAGTAAAtgttagtacctggatgggaaaGGTACTAGCTTTACTCCTAAAAAGGCTAAAGTATAACATGAATTGGGACAAGATGTCAGATTAGAAACAACTGCTTCTGAAATATGTATATGGCTGTGAAAATTTGGGTGATTCAGATATGACTGAAATATGAGTTCCTCTTTAGATTCTGGCAAGGAGAAAGAAACAAGTCTGAGCTATCAAAGGTACCAGTCTCTGTTAAACAATGAACAATAACACCTCCCTGGGAAAGAGAGATTATGTAGAGAGAGTATCATTTTGTGCAGGAGGCCCAAGCTGAAAAGTTGGGCCTAGTTGTCCCATCAAGTTCAGAGAAAACTTCTCTCCTCTGCTTCTGTCTTTCATCTTCTCTACTTCACTGAAAAGCAGTAGACGCCATATTTCTTCCGCAACTTGCTGGGGAAGCCAAAACTGCGGacgccaggatctgggagacctccacAGCCGGTGCGGGGAGTGATAATTGGGTAGCGCACGCTGCCATCCTCCAGCCAGCCTCCATCACAGCGATCAAGCCGAGAGAACTTCCATGCTGCGTACAACTGCCCAACCTTGGCAATGGTGGCTCCATCATTCTGGCAGGCCAGAGTGGCCTCCTTGAAATTCATGTGGCCCCGGATGAAGTACACTCGGCCTGGGGAGAGGAGTGGGGAAGAACGAGCTAAATTAATCACTGTTGTGGCGAGAGGTAGAGATGTGTTAGTTTAAATAAACACAGGGTCCAGAGAAGGGCTTCATCCCTTCAgagaggtgcaaagaaaaagaaGGTCTTCTGGAAACTGTTAGCAATGAAAAAATGAGAAAGTTTATTGCAACTTAAACCAccttcctcacaacagtcctgcaaGACAGGCCTATTGTTATCCCCATTTTACAGACAGAATTGAGGCAGCTGAGATATGGCAATTTACATACCCTCCAGCATTTTAGATGACAAATAAGGATATGCTTGTAACACCCAATTGTTGTTCCAAGGATCATTATTGTAGAATGCCCCCATTACACATTGTTGAACACCAcaggctatctatctatctatctatctatctatctatctatctatctatctatctatctatctatctatctatctatctatctatctggattgcagaaatctgaaatctgaacAGAGCTGGAACAAAGTATaagcattaacatgacatgttaaatgatgcagaaattacatggtaggatcatacttacagcaacagacagagcacagtagtatagtccacagcccctatctctttaccaaaccatctttctgaaccatttcattacagtgcAGCCCTATTAACTGTGTAAAAAACCCTTCTGAATGATTCAGTttggcatcatttgtggaaagccaggagagtgggagcttcctAACATCATCAGGCCGGCCATTTCAtggggtgggggccacaacagaaaatgtggggtggggtgggggagttgttAATTTTGTCCATTCGggatggcaccttcagaaggccctgttcagatgagcaaagctgccgtggcagaGCACAGGAAGcaaggtggtcctgtagatatgaagggccaagaccatgaagggctttatatgtctcagtcaaaaccttgaattgagcccagtgacTGATGAGCAGccagtagagtgactgcagaatgggagtaacagGCATGCTCTACGTAGCTcccgataataaccaagctgcagcattctgcaccacctgGAGTGTCTTAAGTTTGAAAGGAGACCAATGCAGAATGCACTGCAGtcgtctagtcttgatgttactgtgggaTTAATCCAAGTGGCCAGTCAAGGtaaaggggccatcttccagaccTGATTGAATTGGAAGAAAGCAGGTTTccattaatttgcttctccagcagtcaTGTTGGCTCCATTATAACCCCTAGGATCTTAACTTAGTTAGGgacagctgaaccccatcaaaagtggggagcacagggCGCTTCAAGCTCTCCACCTTTCCAACCAGCGTTACTTGTTGCCTTTCCAAGATatcatttcaatttgttcactctaAGCCCTGTATAGAGTTATATTTATATCTTTACACctcaaaaggcctttttgaagATTTTTGGATTGAGATATAGTAGGAAAAAAATAACTGTCCTCCAGTATGTTCAAATAGACAGCAGATTGTGCACTGCATGATTTCTTGGTTCTCTGGCAACTGCTCTAGTGTTGATGTGTGTTATAGAAAAGATGCAGATATTCCCGAGCTGGAAATTAAATTGCTCTGCAGTGGAAGCTGAATCCTGTAGGATGACAACCCTGGCAATACTGACATTTTAACAAAATATAAAAGCGGAGATAAAATAGGGATTTACCAAGGATGTAGACATGAAAAGTGAAATGGTCGTTATGGACTATTATTTGCTTACACCTAGTAATGAAGTTGGGAATAGTAAGTCTGGGAAACTGAAATAAGTTTGTTTTAAAAGTGAGGACAAGCAAGTTGCTTGGTACATCATCTTAACTAGCACCTAACTTTTGCTTGTCCACATACCTTTCACAgcggaagagaagcagaaggcatCAAATCGATCTTTCGACTTGTCCTTGGCCCCATAGCTCCGGACTCCAGGGAGAAGGAGACGGCCCCCACAGGGCTCACGGGAGTTAATTATGGGATAGTGTACAGTCCCTTCAATGACCCAGCCTGCATTGCACCAGTCCAATCCTTCAGTCCAAGCTATGAGAGAAAGAAGTAAACAACCCGGTGCAAAGTGCTCAGTGCCCTGATGTTTGAACAGTCAATCTGGTGCCCTGCCCCAGACACCCCACACCATAACGTATGTTGTCacgtcacttccagtaaaaaactggaggtgacatagggtagctctaggaactacCAGAAACTCTACACTTTTACCAAACAGTTTCCAGAGGTTCCTAGAGCAACCTATGTCACTTCTGTTATTTTTTACTAGAAGTAACATGATACCACAAGCTGCTTCATACCCCCCATATCCTTACCCAtagcctcccaccagttgccagttactggcaactctactctgCCTCCATGGAGTGCAGGGTTTTCACTCAATTTTATTCTCGCAGCAATCttatgaggtaaattaggctgagggagactgacccatgggggaaagAAAAGCAGCAAACTCAACATAAaagtttacatttatttatttgtgtaaaacatttatatcccaccttatctTCTCAGACCTTAGGTGGCAAACAATTCAACAATCAGGTCATAAAGGACACATAAaggagctgctgtagtatagtgatcaaatcagcactctgctggttcgactcccgctacagccatgagctcaataggtggccttgggtcagccagtccactcagccccagatccccagctgcattgtggggataataataacactggctttgttcaccactctgagtgtgccaCTTATCTATCcaggagggtggtatataagcacactgttgttgttgctgctgttgttattattattgcaaaACAAATAGTccaattaatgagattttttttaaatgcagataacagtttttaaaatgcacaaaatTAAAATCCCACCACATTAAAAAATACTAAGAACTAACAATATTCAGAATTAAAAAGATCACATCTTGATCATATTGCACTAACCAGCCAAATCTTTGGAGGCAGATCTCATTATAACTTAAGTCAAATTCCTGCCATGGCCACTAGAGGGGGATATAAAGACCACGATcacagagaagagaagagaaaagagtccagtagcacctttaagactaaccaactttactgcagcataagctttcgagaaccacaagttctcttcatcagatgcatctgacaaagagaaccgtagttctcgaaagcttatgctgcagtaaagttggtcagtcttaaaggtgctactggactcttttctattttgctactgcagactaacacggctaactcctctggatctatggtcaCAGAGAGGAAATCTGTGGATGGGTTACCTTTGTAAAGCTGTCCGTATGTGGCCAGCCTGGAGTCCTGCTGCTGACATGCTTGTTTGGCCTCAAAATAGTTGAATCTGTAGCGCCCGTGGCTGGTC is a genomic window of Eublepharis macularius isolate TG4126 chromosome 1, MPM_Emac_v1.0, whole genome shotgun sequence containing:
- the HAPLN2 gene encoding hyaluronan and proteoglycan link protein 2, whose product is MHHLLVLASFCLSSLSGSLAIYQRPTNPATPPPLQHLLDPIHKIVHTQRGATVTLPCVLRAPVPQNYKVRWSKVEPAEYMEVVVLITNGAHHKTYGPLGSRVHLRHSHRYDASLTISNVALDDEGRYRCQLINGLEDESLSLVLQLDGVVFPYQTSHGRYRFNYFEAKQACQQQDSRLATYGQLYKAWTEGLDWCNAGWVIEGTVHYPIINSREPCGGRLLLPGVRSYGAKDKSKDRFDAFCFSSAVKGRVYFIRGHMNFKEATLACQNDGATIAKVGQLYAAWKFSRLDRCDGGWLEDGSVRYPIITPRTGCGGLPDPGVRSFGFPSKLRKKYGVYCFSVK